Proteins from a single region of Weeksella virosa DSM 16922:
- a CDS encoding glycosyltransferase family 9 protein encodes MNHQKILIIQEKMIGDVLISSLICNNLKRKFPNANIHYLVAPNTLPVLQGNPNIDQLVIYGDLQKNNVLEFYDFIRSIRASKYDVVIDAYGKIGSNLIAYFSGAKKRIGYKEKNRLGVYNVKLPYAVQKKSFKGLAIERRLELLKPFMDETEMDYLPKIYFSDRELEIGKSMVESIADTTICMVSLFGSSPNKSYPSAYMVKVLDTIGKQENTTILLNILPNQQEEAEQIIEACLPATQIKINTAIRGKGLRDFIVLMNFCDILVGNDGGAVNISKALNKPTFTIFSPWVPKEIWSILDDGIQHVGVHLNDYQPELLRGKSEHKLKNESQKLYQEFRPELFTEQLTEFLERHQEKNRSCYL; translated from the coding sequence ATGAATCATCAGAAAATTTTGATTATCCAAGAAAAAATGATCGGGGACGTATTGATCAGTTCTTTGATTTGCAACAACCTGAAAAGAAAATTCCCAAATGCTAATATCCACTATCTTGTTGCGCCAAATACGCTTCCTGTTTTGCAAGGGAATCCTAATATAGATCAGCTGGTGATTTATGGTGATTTACAAAAAAATAACGTACTAGAATTTTATGATTTTATCCGTAGTATTCGCGCTTCTAAATACGATGTTGTGATTGATGCGTATGGTAAAATTGGCAGTAACTTGATTGCTTATTTTTCTGGTGCCAAAAAAAGAATAGGATACAAGGAGAAAAATAGATTGGGTGTCTACAACGTAAAATTGCCGTATGCAGTACAAAAAAAATCATTCAAAGGTTTGGCAATCGAGCGAAGGTTAGAGTTGCTGAAACCTTTTATGGACGAAACAGAAATGGATTATCTACCCAAAATCTATTTCAGTGATCGGGAGTTAGAAATCGGTAAAAGTATGGTAGAATCTATTGCAGATACTACTATTTGTATGGTTAGTTTGTTTGGGAGTTCGCCCAACAAATCCTATCCATCGGCTTATATGGTAAAAGTTTTGGATACGATAGGGAAACAAGAAAATACGACAATCTTGTTGAATATTCTACCGAATCAACAAGAAGAAGCCGAGCAAATTATAGAGGCCTGTTTGCCTGCGACTCAAATCAAAATCAACACAGCTATTCGTGGAAAAGGATTACGAGATTTTATCGTATTGATGAATTTTTGCGATATTTTGGTAGGAAATGATGGTGGAGCTGTGAATATTTCTAAGGCGTTGAATAAACCGACTTTCACTATTTTCTCACCTTGGGTACCCAAAGAAATATGGAGCATATTGGATGACGGAATCCAACATGTTGGCGTTCATCTCAACGATTATCAACCCGAATTGCTTAGGGGTAAGAGTGAGCATAAATTGAAAAACGAAAGCCAAAAATTGTATCAAGAATTCCGTCCCGAGCTTTTTACCGAGCAATTGACAGAATTCTTAGAAAGGCATCAAGAGAAAAATAGATCATGCTATCTATAA
- a CDS encoding glycosyltransferase family 2 protein yields the protein MKKFSTSVIISTYNQPLWLEKVLLGYMQQDFRDFEVIIADDGSTEETRKLINKYRNKTFFPIKHVWQEDLGFRKTIILNKAILSSNSDYLIFTDGDCIPRKDFITTHIAYRTHKHYLSGGYIKLSREVSNAIEKSDIENQLCFDKNWLIEKGQKNNFKLTKLHRSTLLKSIMNRITTTAPTWNGHNSSGWKKDILEVNGFDERMVYGGEDRELGERLCNNGIRAKQIRFSAICIHLDHDRNYVKRAGLKQNNNIREITVSEKITWTDHGIKEKS from the coding sequence ATGAAGAAATTCTCTACTAGTGTTATAATCAGCACCTACAATCAACCTCTGTGGCTAGAAAAAGTTTTACTTGGCTATATGCAACAAGATTTTAGGGATTTTGAAGTCATTATAGCTGATGATGGTTCTACTGAAGAAACGAGAAAGCTAATAAATAAATATAGAAACAAAACCTTTTTCCCAATAAAACACGTTTGGCAAGAAGATTTAGGTTTCAGAAAAACAATAATTCTCAACAAAGCAATTTTATCCAGCAACTCAGACTATCTTATTTTCACCGATGGCGATTGCATCCCAAGAAAAGATTTTATCACTACTCACATTGCCTACAGAACACACAAGCATTATCTTTCGGGTGGTTATATAAAACTTTCACGTGAAGTTTCCAATGCAATAGAAAAAAGTGATATAGAAAATCAATTATGTTTTGATAAAAATTGGTTGATAGAGAAAGGACAAAAAAACAACTTCAAACTCACCAAACTTCATCGCAGTACTTTGCTAAAAAGTATAATGAATCGTATAACGACAACAGCCCCAACATGGAATGGGCACAATTCTTCTGGATGGAAAAAAGACATCTTAGAAGTTAATGGTTTTGATGAGCGTATGGTTTATGGTGGCGAGGATCGAGAGTTAGGTGAACGCTTGTGTAATAACGGAATTCGAGCGAAGCAAATAAGGTTTTCGGCCATTTGTATCCATCTCGATCACGACCGAAACTACGTGAAACGAGCTGGGTTGAAACAAAACAACAATATACGAGAAATAACAGTATCTGAAAAAATAACGTGGACTGATCACGGAATTAAGGAAAAATCATAA
- a CDS encoding glycosyltransferase family 2 protein: MVKISALLIAYNEAQWIKDYLHQLDFVDEIVIVDSYSTDQTQKIALQNPKVRFYKRAFDNFANQRNYALSLAQNSWVLFLDADEFIHPALEEEIKHKAGLDDGVVAYKIKRKFYFLGKPIHFSGLNLDQAYRLFDKRFCKYDDKTYVHERLLVDGKSEVLKGTLKHYSVTNINTYKVKLDYYSRLKAAQLYKENKQPTAFHYYIKPSARFVTQYFIKLGILDGFAGLQLAILNAKAVYLRYYYLNKLIKNIK; the protein is encoded by the coding sequence ATGGTGAAAATTTCTGCGTTACTCATCGCTTATAATGAGGCTCAATGGATTAAGGATTATCTGCATCAATTAGATTTTGTAGACGAAATTGTCATTGTTGACTCTTACAGTACAGACCAAACACAAAAAATTGCTTTACAAAACCCAAAAGTTCGGTTCTATAAGCGTGCGTTTGATAACTTTGCCAATCAACGAAATTATGCCCTTTCACTTGCACAAAACTCTTGGGTGCTTTTTCTCGATGCTGATGAGTTTATTCATCCAGCACTAGAAGAAGAAATCAAACACAAAGCGGGCTTAGATGATGGAGTAGTGGCCTACAAGATAAAGCGTAAATTTTATTTTTTAGGAAAACCCATTCATTTTTCGGGTCTCAACCTCGACCAGGCCTATCGCTTATTCGATAAACGATTTTGCAAGTATGATGACAAAACCTATGTGCACGAGCGTTTATTAGTCGACGGGAAATCTGAAGTGTTGAAGGGAACCTTGAAACATTATTCCGTAACCAATATCAATACTTATAAGGTGAAATTAGATTATTATTCTCGCCTGAAAGCTGCCCAATTGTACAAAGAAAACAAACAACCAACGGCATTCCATTATTACATAAAACCAAGTGCAAGATTCGTTACGCAATATTTTATCAAACTTGGCATTCTCGATGGATTCGCAGGATTACAGTTGGCAATTCTCAATGCAAAAGCTGTATATTTACGGTATTATTATCTGAATAAATTAATAAAAAACATAAAATAA
- the fabD gene encoding ACP S-malonyltransferase yields MKAYIFPGQGAQFSGMGKDLYDNHAKAKALFDKADELLGFSISKIMFDGSAEDLKQTKVTQPAVFLHSVILAQTIQDFTPSMVAGHSLGEISALVAAKVLDFEAGLQLVYKRAMAMQAACEKSPSTMAAILGLEDEIVENICKETPGNVVAANYNCPGQLVISGEIPAVEKACEMLKDAGARRALILPVGGAFHSPLMQPAEEELAKAIEETTFNTPICPVYQNVTTTAITEPAELKKNLIAQLTAPVKWTQSVQNMIADGATEFVEVGPGNTLQGLVKKINREVATSSAS; encoded by the coding sequence ATGAAAGCTTATATATTTCCAGGTCAAGGAGCTCAATTCAGTGGAATGGGAAAAGATTTATACGATAATCACGCAAAAGCTAAAGCACTTTTTGACAAAGCAGATGAATTATTGGGTTTTTCTATCTCTAAAATCATGTTCGATGGCAGCGCCGAAGACCTTAAACAAACAAAAGTTACTCAGCCAGCAGTGTTTCTACACTCGGTGATACTAGCCCAGACCATTCAAGACTTTACACCATCGATGGTTGCGGGACATTCCTTGGGTGAGATTTCTGCCTTGGTAGCAGCAAAAGTTCTCGATTTTGAAGCGGGTCTGCAGTTAGTCTACAAAAGAGCAATGGCAATGCAAGCAGCTTGCGAAAAATCACCTTCTACCATGGCAGCCATTTTAGGGTTAGAGGATGAAATTGTCGAAAACATTTGTAAAGAAACACCCGGGAATGTAGTTGCTGCAAACTATAATTGTCCTGGACAATTGGTAATTTCTGGTGAAATACCAGCAGTAGAAAAAGCCTGTGAAATGTTAAAAGATGCGGGTGCAAGACGAGCTTTGATTTTGCCAGTTGGCGGAGCCTTCCATTCACCTTTGATGCAACCTGCAGAAGAAGAGTTAGCAAAAGCAATAGAAGAAACAACATTCAATACACCAATTTGCCCAGTATATCAGAATGTTACAACCACAGCAATTACAGAGCCTGCAGAACTAAAAAAGAACCTAATTGCACAATTGACAGCTCCGGTGAAATGGACACAATCGGTACAAAACATGATTGCAGATGGCGCTACAGAATTTGTAGAAGTTGGGCCAGGAAATACACTACAGGGTTTGGTGAAAAAAATCAACCGTGAGGTTGCAACCTCATCTGCAAGCTAA
- a CDS encoding GYDIA family GHMP kinase: MEQSFLANGKLLLIGEYIVLDGAQSLALPTKFGQNMHVSTFEAEIEEIVWNAVLVDESTWFSVVFDANTLTIKETTDQKLAFDLQKILQQATLQNPTFFLANQSYRITTKLTYPQQWGLGSSSTLVALLAQWMKIDPYVLNQKTFRTSGYDIACAYENKPIFFCNAPEITVTYPQLKWNFYDDLYFVYLNQKQDTQAAVGKHYRNRPKDRAMINHLSDLVEKLSTAKELDNFEAILDEYQTILANFMQLPKVKEERFPEYEGCVKSLGTWGGDFVLVTYRDGMHAYLEEKGYSTILPYNDLVF; encoded by the coding sequence ATGGAACAATCTTTTTTAGCAAACGGAAAGTTATTATTGATAGGAGAGTACATTGTTTTAGATGGAGCTCAATCATTAGCATTGCCAACAAAATTTGGGCAGAATATGCATGTTTCAACTTTTGAAGCCGAAATAGAGGAAATCGTCTGGAATGCCGTTTTGGTCGATGAAAGTACATGGTTCAGTGTGGTTTTTGATGCCAATACCTTAACTATAAAAGAAACGACGGATCAGAAACTAGCTTTTGATTTGCAAAAAATTTTGCAGCAAGCAACTCTACAAAATCCTACCTTTTTTCTCGCCAATCAATCCTATCGAATAACCACAAAACTCACTTATCCCCAGCAATGGGGATTGGGGAGTAGCTCTACTTTGGTTGCTCTTTTGGCTCAATGGATGAAAATAGACCCGTATGTATTAAACCAAAAAACTTTTAGAACAAGCGGCTATGACATTGCTTGTGCCTACGAAAACAAACCAATCTTTTTTTGTAATGCTCCAGAAATTACTGTGACTTACCCGCAGTTGAAGTGGAATTTTTATGATGATTTGTATTTTGTTTATCTTAACCAAAAACAAGATACACAGGCTGCCGTTGGAAAACATTACCGAAATAGGCCTAAAGATCGGGCAATGATAAACCATTTATCCGACCTGGTAGAGAAATTATCTACGGCTAAGGAGTTGGATAATTTCGAGGCGATACTAGATGAATATCAGACGATTCTAGCTAATTTTATGCAGTTGCCAAAAGTAAAAGAGGAGCGTTTTCCTGAATATGAGGGTTGCGTGAAAAGTCTTGGTACATGGGGTGGTGATTTTGTTTTGGTGACGTATCGTGACGGAATGCATGCTTATTTAGAAGAAAAAGGATATTCAACTATCCTTCCATATAATGATTTGGTTTTTTGA
- a CDS encoding glycosyltransferase family 2 protein encodes MNTSLVVSTYNWAEALELVLKSIQVQTHLPDEVIIADDGSTKETKRVIDEFRQGFPNPVTHVWHEDLGNRKAIIMNKAIAKTISDYIISIDGDVILHPNFVEDHLAMAEKNTYLYGSRVNIQKSKLQEIFQHKTIHFHFFSKGIKKRGRTLRYPFLAKKQKKHSSFSSKMRGCNFSFWRKDFIKVNGYNEEITGWGREDSELVLRMHNAGILAKRLKFAGIVYHMYHPEQSKEFLDRNDKIQQKTIEQKLTFASKGVNQYTEC; translated from the coding sequence ATGAACACAAGCTTGGTTGTTTCAACCTATAATTGGGCAGAAGCCTTAGAATTGGTTCTGAAAAGTATCCAAGTCCAAACACATTTACCAGATGAAGTTATCATTGCAGATGACGGTTCTACAAAGGAAACTAAACGAGTGATAGATGAATTCAGGCAGGGATTCCCCAATCCAGTTACGCATGTTTGGCATGAAGATCTTGGTAACAGAAAAGCAATAATCATGAATAAGGCGATTGCGAAAACAATCTCCGATTACATTATCAGTATTGATGGTGATGTGATTTTACACCCAAACTTTGTAGAGGATCATTTGGCAATGGCCGAAAAGAATACATATCTCTACGGCTCTAGAGTGAATATCCAGAAGTCGAAATTGCAAGAAATATTTCAACATAAGACGATTCATTTTCATTTTTTTTCGAAAGGAATCAAAAAAAGAGGACGTACCCTTCGTTATCCGTTTTTAGCAAAAAAACAAAAAAAACATAGCAGTTTTTCGTCGAAAATGCGCGGATGCAATTTTTCTTTTTGGCGAAAAGATTTTATAAAAGTCAATGGTTATAATGAAGAAATTACAGGTTGGGGAAGAGAGGATTCTGAATTAGTGCTAAGAATGCATAATGCTGGAATATTAGCCAAACGACTAAAATTTGCCGGAATTGTCTATCATATGTACCACCCAGAACAGAGTAAAGAATTTTTGGATCGCAATGATAAAATCCAACAAAAAACCATCGAGCAGAAATTAACCTTTGCCTCAAAAGGCGTCAATCAATATACAGAATGCTAG
- a CDS encoding glycosyltransferase family 2 protein — protein MLDLSIVTINYNTSNATIALVKSIVKKTTKVKYEVVIIDNASEKENYFHLQDLVKELSLPNLKLVRSNINTGFGQGNRIGYEATSDSKYVAFINNDVELIDDCFPVLKDFMDQHLEVGIVSPQSVNERYEFVPTIDHFASWQREIFSRKFLEMVNPKRFPKRKKVYSQPIEADFVAGSFLFMRRVDFDKIGGFDENIFLYYEETDLSRRMKAIGKKTMLIPTIQYKHIHGLSTKKSMAIKLEQKLSLIYIIQKHQGWLASRLVLIFFGTKYFFSTILQPKKWPLLRASLQGMPLTLSLKHQQKSKTLE, from the coding sequence ATGCTAGACCTCAGTATCGTAACAATTAATTACAACACAAGTAATGCAACGATTGCGTTGGTAAAAAGTATCGTAAAAAAAACAACCAAGGTTAAGTATGAAGTTGTCATCATCGATAATGCATCAGAAAAAGAGAATTATTTTCATTTACAAGACTTGGTGAAAGAACTAAGTTTACCCAATCTAAAACTAGTCAGAAGCAATATTAATACTGGTTTTGGACAAGGAAATAGAATAGGTTACGAGGCAACATCTGATAGCAAATATGTTGCATTTATCAATAACGATGTAGAGTTGATTGATGATTGTTTTCCTGTTCTAAAGGATTTTATGGATCAACATCTGGAAGTCGGCATTGTCTCTCCACAATCGGTAAATGAACGGTACGAATTCGTTCCGACGATAGATCATTTTGCATCTTGGCAGAGAGAAATTTTCAGTAGGAAATTCCTAGAAATGGTTAATCCGAAAAGATTCCCGAAGCGTAAAAAAGTTTATTCTCAACCAATTGAAGCAGATTTTGTTGCCGGATCTTTTTTATTTATGCGACGTGTAGATTTTGATAAAATTGGCGGTTTTGATGAAAACATCTTCCTTTACTATGAAGAGACAGATCTATCGAGAAGAATGAAAGCAATTGGTAAAAAAACCATGCTCATTCCGACCATTCAATATAAACATATACATGGACTCAGCACCAAAAAATCCATGGCTATAAAATTAGAACAAAAACTTTCGTTGATTTATATTATCCAAAAACATCAAGGTTGGTTAGCATCTCGTTTGGTATTGATATTTTTCGGTACAAAATATTTCTTTTCTACCATTCTACAACCCAAAAAATGGCCTTTGCTACGTGCAAGCTTACAAGGAATGCCACTTACATTATCCCTAAAACATCAACAAAAAAGTAAAACGCTTGAATGA
- a CDS encoding L-threonylcarbamoyladenylate synthase: MTIQEIAERLLNGETMIYPTDTILGLGCNALDDKAIAKIYSIKNRPESKSLILLVDSPARLQSIVDVPELTWDLIDLNEKPLTIIYDDPRGLPKSLVSKDNTIGIRLTKDPFCCQIIQRIKAPLVSTSVNISSQKAAQSYADISPAILEKVDFVVDEAKTFLPKSEPSTIIQLTKDLQVKVIRE; the protein is encoded by the coding sequence ATGACGATACAAGAAATTGCCGAACGCTTACTCAATGGAGAAACAATGATTTATCCGACCGATACAATTCTGGGTTTAGGATGCAATGCTTTGGATGATAAAGCCATCGCAAAAATATATTCGATAAAAAACCGTCCAGAATCTAAATCGCTCATTCTTTTGGTAGATTCCCCGGCACGCTTACAATCTATTGTCGATGTGCCAGAATTAACATGGGATCTAATAGATCTGAATGAAAAGCCGCTGACCATTATCTATGACGATCCACGTGGTTTACCAAAATCATTAGTCTCTAAAGACAATACCATTGGGATTCGTCTAACAAAAGACCCTTTTTGCTGCCAAATAATTCAACGAATAAAAGCACCCTTGGTTTCTACTTCGGTAAACATTTCTAGCCAAAAAGCTGCGCAAAGTTATGCTGATATCTCTCCTGCGATTTTAGAAAAAGTAGACTTTGTGGTAGACGAGGCTAAAACTTTCCTGCCCAAAAGCGAACCATCGACCATCATACAACTCACGAAAGATTTACAAGTAAAAGTTATTCGAGAATAA
- a CDS encoding CCA tRNA nucleotidyltransferase, with the protein MNLKKAINDPIFITIGETAKELKQKSYVVGGFVRDFLLERPGKQDIDFVTVGNGIILAEKVAKKLGNTSKVSVFKRFGTAMFKYQNKELEFVGARKESYSEDSRKPFVENGTLEDDQKRRDFTINALAISLNHEDFGQLIDPFDGIQDLEDKIIRTPLDPVITYSDDPLRMMRAIRFAAQLDFSIEEKSFRAIQENAHRLEIVSKERVMDEFNKIMLTQKPSKGLLLLDQANLLPLILPELCALKGVEDIDGKKHKDNFYHTLEVVDNIAKNTENLWLRWAALLHDIGKAVTKKFDPKVGWTFHSHEYVGAKMTYKLFKRLKLPLGQDLKYVQKLVMMSSRPIAVISDEATDSALRRLLFDASDDLDDLMVLCKADITTKNEKKQKRYIRNFELVEQKIKDVEERDRIRNFQPPISGEEIMEVFDLQPCKEIGVIKTAIKDAILEGEIENNYNSAYNFMLDLGKKLNLKPIKQ; encoded by the coding sequence ATGAATTTGAAAAAAGCAATCAACGACCCAATATTTATAACGATAGGAGAAACTGCTAAAGAATTGAAGCAAAAATCCTACGTAGTCGGAGGCTTTGTGCGAGATTTCTTATTAGAGCGCCCTGGAAAACAGGATATCGATTTTGTGACAGTAGGTAATGGAATAATTTTGGCAGAAAAAGTTGCAAAAAAATTAGGAAACACCTCTAAAGTCTCTGTTTTCAAACGTTTTGGCACTGCGATGTTCAAGTATCAAAACAAAGAGTTGGAGTTTGTAGGTGCTCGTAAAGAAAGTTATTCAGAAGATAGTCGAAAGCCTTTTGTAGAAAATGGTACTTTAGAAGATGATCAGAAAAGACGAGATTTTACAATTAATGCTTTAGCAATTTCATTAAATCATGAAGATTTTGGTCAATTAATAGACCCTTTTGATGGAATACAAGACCTCGAAGACAAAATAATTCGGACACCCTTAGATCCGGTTATTACATATTCAGATGACCCTTTGCGTATGATGAGAGCAATTCGTTTTGCTGCACAATTGGATTTCTCTATCGAAGAAAAATCCTTTCGAGCAATCCAAGAAAATGCTCACCGATTAGAGATTGTCTCGAAGGAACGCGTAATGGATGAGTTTAATAAAATAATGCTCACACAAAAACCATCTAAAGGCCTACTTCTTTTGGACCAAGCCAATTTATTACCCCTAATTTTACCCGAACTTTGTGCATTAAAAGGAGTGGAAGATATTGACGGGAAAAAACACAAAGATAATTTCTATCATACGCTAGAAGTTGTAGATAATATTGCCAAAAACACAGAAAATTTATGGTTACGTTGGGCAGCTTTATTACACGATATAGGAAAAGCAGTTACGAAAAAGTTTGACCCGAAAGTAGGATGGACATTTCATTCGCATGAATATGTAGGCGCAAAAATGACCTACAAACTATTCAAACGTCTGAAACTTCCTCTTGGACAAGACCTAAAATATGTGCAAAAATTGGTGATGATGAGTTCACGTCCAATAGCTGTAATTTCGGATGAAGCAACCGATTCTGCACTGCGAAGATTGTTATTCGACGCATCGGATGATTTAGATGATTTGATGGTTTTGTGCAAAGCGGATATCACCACAAAAAACGAAAAAAAACAAAAAAGATACATTCGTAATTTCGAATTGGTAGAACAAAAGATAAAAGATGTCGAAGAGCGTGATCGAATTAGAAATTTTCAACCACCAATTTCGGGCGAAGAAATTATGGAAGTGTTTGATTTGCAACCTTGTAAAGAAATAGGAGTCATCAAAACAGCTATCAAAGATGCAATTTTAGAAGGCGAAATTGAAAATAATTATAATTCTGCCTATAACTTTATGCTAGATTTAGGAAAAAAGCTAAATTTGAAACCGATAAAACAATAA
- a CDS encoding IS1096 element passenger TnpR family protein encodes MIYKIRVILDTKEDVFRDIEIKEKQTLFTLYKGIISAFSLQGDELASFYESNEDWEQKKEIPLEDMSDDGTDETMADFYIKEVFQKIGDRMIFVYDYLDLWTFFVELISVEDKPAVLNYPLTVYRFGSMPLKAPKKDMEIIDLDDDEDLISDEEDYDELEIDSEIDIEDL; translated from the coding sequence GTGATATACAAAATTCGTGTTATCCTTGATACAAAGGAGGATGTTTTTAGGGATATTGAGATCAAAGAAAAACAAACATTATTCACACTCTACAAAGGAATAATAAGTGCATTTAGTTTACAAGGAGATGAATTGGCTTCCTTTTACGAGTCTAATGAAGATTGGGAACAAAAAAAAGAAATTCCTTTAGAAGACATGTCAGATGACGGGACCGATGAAACAATGGCAGATTTCTATATCAAAGAAGTTTTCCAGAAAATAGGTGACCGTATGATTTTCGTATATGACTATCTGGATTTATGGACTTTCTTCGTAGAACTAATTTCGGTAGAAGATAAACCAGCGGTACTCAATTACCCACTAACGGTTTATCGTTTTGGTTCGATGCCGCTCAAAGCTCCGAAAAAAGATATGGAAATCATCGATTTGGATGATGACGAAGACCTAATCTCTGACGAAGAAGATTATGATGAACTAGAAATAGATAGCGAAATCGATATCGAAGATTTATAA
- a CDS encoding porin, with protein sequence MNKIFIYLGLLLSLFSQNVVAQHESDTIKKTKKIISDENYDTSMLPFYSYGKGLGMTSPDSLYQVNIRFRMQNRATFYANDGEKKTLDGQIRRLRLRLDGYVGSPKFQYSLQLSFAPEDVGEVQHGKNINIIRDAMINYTPNSNWSIGFGQTKLPGNRQRFNSSGALQLTDRSINNSEFNIDRDFGAQVQYNKRSGDEFSYTLRGAVSTGEGRNWTNFEGSGLAYTGKAEIFPLGAFKNDGSYFEGDIKRESKPKVMLSAAYSYNADAKRTQGQRGDLLFASRDIQSLFFDFMFKYNGWAFQSAYMNRSAKDLITVNPENENEVKYVRAGQGLDFQGSYIFPNNYELIGRFSTLKMDKEIEQYMPKINQFTLGLTKYIWEHAFKLQAEVSYENKKYFDNRNKDNWYARLQIEIGI encoded by the coding sequence ATGAACAAAATTTTTATCTATTTAGGATTACTCCTATCCTTATTTAGCCAAAATGTTGTCGCTCAACATGAATCGGATACAATAAAAAAAACAAAAAAAATCATATCGGATGAAAATTACGATACATCGATGTTACCTTTCTATAGTTACGGTAAAGGTTTGGGAATGACTTCTCCTGATAGTTTGTACCAAGTTAACATTCGTTTCAGAATGCAAAACCGTGCAACTTTCTATGCGAATGATGGAGAAAAGAAAACCTTAGATGGACAAATTCGACGGTTACGATTGCGTTTAGACGGCTATGTAGGCTCACCAAAATTTCAATATAGTTTACAATTATCTTTTGCACCTGAAGATGTGGGAGAAGTACAACATGGGAAAAACATCAATATCATTCGCGATGCAATGATCAATTATACGCCAAATTCTAATTGGAGTATAGGTTTCGGTCAGACGAAATTACCCGGTAATCGTCAACGGTTTAACTCTTCTGGCGCGTTACAGTTAACCGACCGATCAATCAATAACTCAGAGTTTAATATCGATCGTGATTTTGGCGCACAAGTACAGTACAATAAACGTTCGGGTGATGAGTTTTCGTACACACTGCGTGGAGCAGTTTCTACGGGGGAAGGTAGGAATTGGACCAATTTCGAAGGAAGCGGCTTGGCCTATACAGGTAAAGCAGAGATATTTCCGCTCGGGGCATTTAAAAATGATGGATCATATTTCGAGGGAGATATCAAACGAGAATCCAAACCAAAAGTAATGCTTTCTGCAGCCTATAGTTACAACGCAGATGCAAAAAGAACTCAAGGTCAACGTGGAGATTTATTGTTTGCTTCACGCGATATTCAGTCACTTTTCTTTGACTTTATGTTCAAATACAACGGCTGGGCTTTCCAGTCTGCTTATATGAATCGTTCTGCAAAAGATCTTATCACGGTGAATCCAGAGAATGAAAATGAGGTGAAATATGTTCGTGCTGGGCAAGGTTTAGATTTTCAGGGTAGTTATATCTTCCCGAATAATTACGAGTTGATTGGGCGTTTTTCTACCTTGAAAATGGATAAAGAAATCGAACAATACATGCCAAAAATAAATCAATTTACTCTTGGGCTTACAAAGTATATATGGGAGCATGCATTTAAACTTCAGGCAGAGGTGTCGTATGAAAACAAAAAATATTTCGATAATCGCAACAAAGACAATTGGTATGCACGTTTGCAAATAGAAATCGGAATATAA
- a CDS encoding Fur family transcriptional regulator has protein sequence MIKRRNTPQKKIILSLFRQETDCLCLEEIEQRLVSKLDRVTIYRIVNRFCEDGLMHKISGKNGISHFALSKKNQTEHYHFQCDKCQKMICLEESIPACLPQNFIQTKTNCVIIGICPKCQT, from the coding sequence GTGATCAAGAGAAGGAATACGCCTCAAAAAAAAATAATCCTCAGTCTGTTTCGGCAAGAGACAGACTGTTTGTGTTTAGAAGAAATTGAGCAGCGTTTGGTTTCTAAACTAGATCGTGTTACAATTTACCGAATCGTCAATCGATTTTGCGAAGACGGATTAATGCATAAAATTTCGGGTAAAAATGGAATCTCTCATTTTGCTTTATCCAAAAAAAATCAAACAGAACATTATCATTTTCAATGTGATAAATGTCAGAAAATGATTTGTTTAGAAGAGAGTATTCCGGCCTGTTTGCCTCAAAATTTTATCCAAACCAAAACCAATTGTGTAATCATAGGAATTTGTCCAAAATGCCAAACGTAG